One Nitrospirae bacterium YQR-1 DNA window includes the following coding sequences:
- a CDS encoding glycogen synthase, with the protein MYIVMVTPEIAPVAKVGGLADVVFGLSRELEIRGNSVEIILPKYDCMWYDRIFDLQVVYDGLWVPYYNTWIHCTVFFGFVHGRKCFFIDSHSDKNFFSRGVFYGHGDDNERFAFFCRAALEFMYKAGKNPDIIHCHDWQTALVPVLLYEIYQHIGMSHPRVIFTLHNLKHQGIAGEYALREVGLDAGKLINYERLQDDHNPHAINLMKGGIVYSNFVTTVSPQYAWDVRTSEQGFGMGHTLHIHQSKFGGILNGIDYDVWNPEIDPHIPFKYGTSNIDDKYKNKEALRHRLLLRQDLKPIICAIGRLDHQKGVHLIKHALYYAIQNGWQFILLGSSPDRAVNDEFLHIKHQLNDNPDCHLEIGYNDELSHLMYAGSDMLLIPSLFEPCGLTQMIAMKYGTIPIVRSTGGLANTVFDANHSDRPFNERNGYVFHGTDYGSLEHAMHRATGLWYSYPSDFRNLILNAMNYDWSWNWPGKHYLDIYEFIRNK; encoded by the coding sequence ATGTACATAGTGATGGTGACGCCGGAGATAGCGCCGGTAGCAAAGGTAGGGGGGCTAGCAGACGTTGTATTTGGGCTTTCGCGTGAGCTTGAAATCAGAGGCAATTCCGTAGAGATAATTTTGCCCAAATATGATTGCATGTGGTATGACCGGATATTTGACCTTCAAGTTGTTTATGATGGACTTTGGGTGCCATATTACAACACATGGATTCATTGCACGGTTTTTTTTGGTTTTGTTCACGGCAGAAAGTGTTTTTTTATAGATTCACATTCAGACAAAAACTTCTTTAGCCGAGGAGTGTTCTACGGCCACGGGGATGACAACGAAAGATTTGCTTTTTTCTGCAGGGCCGCTCTTGAGTTTATGTATAAAGCCGGTAAAAACCCCGATATCATACACTGCCACGACTGGCAGACAGCCCTTGTGCCGGTTCTTTTATACGAAATTTACCAACACATCGGAATGAGCCACCCTCGGGTGATTTTCACACTTCACAATTTAAAACATCAGGGAATAGCCGGTGAATATGCACTCCGTGAGGTTGGTCTTGACGCAGGTAAACTTATTAACTACGAAAGGCTGCAGGATGACCACAACCCTCACGCCATAAACCTCATGAAAGGCGGAATTGTATATTCCAATTTTGTTACCACTGTCTCACCACAGTACGCATGGGATGTGCGCACCTCTGAGCAGGGCTTTGGGATGGGGCATACTCTGCACATTCATCAGAGCAAATTTGGCGGCATATTAAACGGCATTGACTACGATGTGTGGAACCCCGAGATTGACCCGCATATACCCTTTAAGTATGGTACTTCAAACATAGATGATAAGTATAAGAACAAAGAGGCGCTGAGGCATCGTCTCTTGCTGAGGCAGGACCTTAAACCGATAATTTGCGCAATCGGCAGGTTGGACCACCAAAAGGGAGTGCATCTGATAAAGCACGCCCTCTATTACGCTATCCAAAACGGCTGGCAGTTTATTTTACTCGGCTCAAGTCCCGACAGAGCCGTTAATGATGAGTTTCTCCACATAAAACATCAACTTAACGACAATCCCGATTGCCATCTGGAAATCGGATACAATGATGAGCTGTCGCATTTAATGTACGCAGGCTCCGACATGCTTTTGATACCCAGTCTGTTTGAACCCTGCGGCCTTACCCAGATGATTGCCATGAAATACGGCACGATTCCAATAGTACGAAGTACCGGAGGCCTGGCTAACACAGTCTTTGACGCCAATCACTCAGACAGGCCGTTTAACGAAAGAAACGGCTACGTTTTCCACGGCACTGATTACGGCTCTCTTGAGCACGCCATGCACAGGGCTACAGGGCTCTGGTACTCCTACCCCTCCGATTTCAGAAACCTTATATTAAACGCTATGAACTACGATTGGTCATGGAACTGGCCGGGGAAACACTATCTCGATATTTATGAATTTATAAGAAATAAGTAG
- a CDS encoding rod shape-determining protein has translation MIFNKLLGLFSNDLAIDLGTANTLVYAKGKGIVCDEPSVVVMRMDTKKVIAVGAEAKRMLGKTPANIITIRPMKDGVIADFNAAGEMLKYFIKKAHNRKSFVSPRVIIGVPSAITLVEQRAVKEAAEASGAREVYLIEETMAAAVGVGLPIDEPYGNMIVDIGGGTTDVAVISMDGIVYSKAVKVGGDKMDEKIITHVKEKYNFMIGDRTAEQIKIEIGSAFKISKEELSIDVNGRDLISGIPKTVTIRENEIRETLNEPVSIIVSTIKQALENTPPELASDIVDNGIVLAGGGALLRGLDELIRQETRLPVIVPENPLTAVVMGVGKMLEDLALLRRVAVS, from the coding sequence ATGATTTTTAATAAGCTCTTGGGGCTATTTTCCAACGATCTGGCTATAGACCTTGGTACGGCCAACACATTGGTGTATGCTAAAGGAAAGGGGATTGTTTGCGATGAGCCCTCGGTAGTTGTAATGAGGATGGATACAAAAAAGGTGATAGCGGTAGGGGCTGAGGCTAAGAGAATGCTTGGTAAAACACCTGCAAACATTATCACAATAAGGCCGATGAAAGACGGAGTAATAGCGGACTTTAACGCCGCCGGCGAGATGTTGAAATATTTTATAAAAAAGGCTCATAACAGAAAGAGTTTCGTCTCTCCGCGTGTAATAATAGGGGTACCGTCGGCAATAACTCTGGTGGAACAGCGGGCGGTAAAGGAGGCGGCGGAGGCCTCCGGTGCCCGTGAAGTATATCTTATAGAGGAGACCATGGCTGCCGCAGTAGGGGTGGGACTTCCCATTGATGAGCCCTACGGCAATATGATTGTTGATATTGGCGGGGGAACAACAGACGTGGCGGTTATTTCAATGGATGGCATAGTCTATAGTAAGGCAGTAAAGGTCGGCGGGGATAAGATGGATGAAAAGATTATAACCCACGTCAAGGAAAAGTACAACTTTATGATAGGGGACAGAACAGCCGAGCAAATAAAAATAGAGATAGGCTCAGCTTTTAAGATATCAAAGGAGGAGCTTTCCATAGATGTCAATGGGCGCGATCTTATCTCAGGGATACCCAAAACGGTAACTATCCGTGAAAACGAGATACGTGAGACCTTAAACGAGCCTGTGAGCATAATTGTGAGCACAATTAAACAGGCATTAGAAAACACCCCGCCGGAGCTTGCCTCAGATATTGTTGACAACGGCATTGTGCTTGCCGGGGGAGGGGCGCTGCTCAGGGGGCTGGATGAGCTAATCAGGCAGGAAACCAGACTCCCCGTCATCGTGCCGGAAAACCCGCTGACTGCGGTAGTAATGGGAGTGGGAAAGATGCTTGAGGATTTGGCGCTGCTTAGGAGAGTTGCCGTCAGTTAA
- the mreC gene encoding rod shape-determining protein MreC, whose product MLKKHHTLFLIYVFFLISLMTYQSFKGPFQPLFRLRYPLFFVNDAISTTLDVIKKPFVILFALERENARLKIELNKLLLKEQLYDEAIYENNRLISLLSLKSEITNYVTSARVIARQPDRWYHQMVIDSGTRAGVKKNMAVRTENGLIGKIILSEPNYSTVLLLTDVHSSVAVRFEDNRTEAVLSGNGTQLCSLKYIPVSEDVKPGVELVTSGTDSLFPSGIPVGRVVNVERAATGMFHEISVELFAQPIKTEEVLVVSREGT is encoded by the coding sequence ATGCTCAAAAAGCATCATACTCTCTTTTTAATTTATGTCTTTTTTCTTATTTCGCTTATGACATACCAGAGTTTTAAGGGGCCCTTCCAGCCGCTGTTTCGCCTGAGGTATCCACTTTTTTTTGTTAACGATGCTATCTCTACAACTTTGGACGTAATTAAGAAACCATTTGTCATTCTGTTTGCTCTTGAAAGGGAAAATGCCCGCTTAAAGATTGAACTAAACAAGCTGTTACTAAAAGAGCAGCTTTATGATGAGGCTATTTACGAAAACAACCGCCTTATCAGCCTTCTGTCTCTGAAAAGTGAAATAACAAACTATGTGACATCTGCACGTGTGATAGCCCGTCAGCCCGACAGATGGTACCACCAAATGGTGATAGACAGCGGCACAAGAGCGGGTGTAAAAAAAAACATGGCGGTGCGGACAGAGAATGGGCTAATCGGGAAAATCATTTTGTCTGAGCCCAACTACTCTACTGTGTTGCTTTTGACCGATGTGCACTCCTCGGTAGCTGTAAGGTTTGAGGACAACCGTACGGAGGCGGTGCTCTCAGGCAATGGCACCCAACTGTGCAGCCTCAAATATATCCCGGTAAGTGAAGACGTAAAGCCCGGCGTGGAGCTGGTTACATCCGGGACAGACAGCCTCTTTCCGTCGGGTATTCCGGTAGGAAGAGTTGTAAACGTAGAGCGTGCCGCCACCGGCATGTTTCATGAGATATCGGTAGAGCTCTTTGCACAGCCAATAAAAACTGAAGAGGTTCTTGTCGTCTCAAGAGAAGG
- a CDS encoding B12-binding domain-containing radical SAM protein: MDIKRISFIEVRSPESYIFRRFPIPRVGSVLLSTILSKMGFEVKVFIEDICRPDWSFVESSDVVCISTITSTVSTAYKTAAGLKKLGIPVIMGGAHPSFRPEECLGFADFVVRGEGDIALPKIINYLRTGAPDISTIAGVSYKTSEGTVKHNPSGEFIQDLDSLPDVDFSLIYKWKNSNIHPVATMRGCAYNCRFCLVSPMFGRKYRFRSVKSVTDELKRIAAVSSSPLFFVDDNFAANRTRTKQIIRFMLEERITPRWSAMMRPNVVKDEELLSLMAQVGKFTACLGFESITPETLVAYDKKQTHQDNIASVKALKDHGIKVHGMFVLGADTDTVESIRKTVDFASDSGIDSVQFMILTPLPGTPVYDELQNAGRILHTQWDKYDIHHTVFTPAQMTPSALHMETLYSMKRFYSWKYVFKRIVTLDLFYAAFGIYVKNIIRHAVKEAKKYVTDFKLK; the protein is encoded by the coding sequence ATGGATATAAAGAGAATATCATTTATAGAGGTCAGGTCACCTGAGTCGTACATATTCAGAAGATTTCCCATTCCGCGTGTAGGCAGTGTTCTGCTGTCAACAATTTTAAGTAAAATGGGCTTTGAGGTAAAGGTTTTTATAGAAGACATATGCCGGCCTGACTGGAGTTTTGTTGAAAGCTCCGATGTTGTCTGCATATCAACGATAACCTCCACGGTTAGTACTGCTTACAAAACCGCCGCCGGATTAAAGAAACTCGGCATACCGGTAATTATGGGAGGGGCGCATCCTTCTTTCCGGCCTGAGGAGTGTCTGGGGTTTGCCGATTTTGTGGTGCGGGGTGAGGGTGATATAGCGCTACCCAAAATTATCAATTACCTGAGAACCGGTGCCCCTGATATTAGCACAATAGCCGGAGTCTCGTATAAGACCTCTGAGGGCACTGTTAAACACAATCCGTCAGGAGAGTTTATCCAGGACCTTGACTCTCTTCCCGATGTTGATTTCTCGTTAATTTATAAATGGAAGAACTCCAACATTCACCCAGTGGCCACAATGAGAGGGTGTGCTTATAACTGCCGGTTTTGCCTGGTCTCCCCGATGTTTGGCAGAAAGTACAGGTTTCGCTCTGTTAAGAGTGTTACGGATGAACTAAAAAGAATCGCAGCCGTATCCAGCTCGCCGTTGTTTTTTGTTGACGATAATTTTGCTGCCAACAGGACGCGGACAAAACAGATTATCCGCTTCATGCTTGAGGAGAGAATCACCCCCCGATGGTCTGCCATGATGAGACCAAATGTGGTAAAGGACGAAGAGTTACTAAGCCTTATGGCGCAGGTTGGGAAATTTACGGCATGTCTCGGTTTTGAATCAATCACGCCTGAGACTCTTGTTGCATATGACAAGAAACAAACCCATCAGGACAATATCGCCTCAGTAAAAGCACTCAAAGACCATGGGATAAAGGTTCACGGGATGTTTGTTCTTGGCGCAGACACAGACACGGTTGAAAGTATCAGGAAAACGGTTGACTTTGCCTCCGACTCGGGGATTGATTCCGTCCAGTTTATGATACTAACCCCGCTGCCCGGTACTCCCGTCTATGATGAGCTTCAAAATGCCGGCAGGATTCTTCACACACAGTGGGATAAGTACGACATCCACCACACCGTGTTTACACCGGCACAGATGACCCCATCGGCTCTGCACATGGAAACGCTCTATTCGATGAAAAGATTTTATTCATGGAAATATGTCTTCAAACGGATTGTAACCCTGGACCTGTTCTATGCGGCATTCGGAATATACGTAAAAAACATCATCCGCCATGCTGTAAAGGAAGCTAAAAAATACGTGACAGATTTTAAGCTGAAGTAA
- a CDS encoding RDD family protein has product MMSEGTGRPDILSRVVARAVDFLIVMVLIELVPRAGFYVAVMYLLTADGLFEGAGVGKKLMGLRVVSQRAEAGAALRCSILRNLTMAAALLLWRIPLLGWFFFAGILIIEFIVMTGNAERKRIGDELAGTVVVSVIGKMEVK; this is encoded by the coding sequence ATGATGAGTGAAGGAACGGGCAGACCCGACATTTTATCAAGGGTGGTAGCCAGAGCTGTGGACTTTTTAATTGTTATGGTGTTGATTGAACTGGTCCCGAGGGCTGGGTTTTACGTGGCGGTAATGTACTTGCTGACAGCGGACGGGTTATTTGAGGGGGCAGGTGTCGGCAAAAAACTGATGGGTTTAAGGGTAGTGTCACAGAGGGCTGAGGCCGGAGCCGCCCTCAGGTGCTCCATACTTAGAAATTTAACCATGGCGGCGGCACTTTTGCTGTGGCGGATACCGCTTTTAGGATGGTTTTTCTTTGCAGGAATACTTATTATAGAGTTTATAGTAATGACAGGCAATGCAGAAAGAAAGAGAATAGGTGACGAGCTTGCCGGCACAGTGGTTGTGTCCGTCATCGGTAAAATGGAGGTAAAATGA